In one window of Chitinophagales bacterium DNA:
- a CDS encoding VOC family protein produces MQLGAFSISLSVKDIHQSKAFYEKLGFTVFAGHIEQNWLIMKNDKTLIGLFQGMFEGNMMTFNPGWDENAQTLPAYDDVRSIQQQLQQQGIELAATADPEGNGPAHIVVKDPDGNTILIDQHI; encoded by the coding sequence ATGCAACTTGGTGCTTTCTCCATCAGCCTGAGTGTTAAAGACATCCATCAATCAAAAGCCTTTTATGAAAAACTAGGCTTTACAGTTTTTGCTGGCCATATTGAACAAAATTGGCTGATTATGAAAAACGACAAGACGCTTATTGGTCTTTTCCAAGGAATGTTCGAAGGCAATATGATGACTTTCAACCCCGGCTGGGACGAAAATGCACAAACGCTGCCTGCATACGATGATGTTCGCAGCATTCAGCAACAATTACAACAGCAGGGCATTGAGCTAGCAGCAACAGCAGACCCAGAAGGCAACGGTCCTGCGCATATTGTTGTTAAAGACCCGGATGGCAATACCATTCTGATTGAT
- a CDS encoding acetyl-CoA C-acyltransferase, giving the protein MKEVVIVSAVRTPMGSFGGSLKSLTATQLGAIAIKGALNKAGLSPDKVNDVLMGCVIQANLGQAPARQAAKFAGLPNEVNCTTVNKVCASGMKAIAQAAQSILLGDADIVVAGGMESMSNVPFYAEHMRWGNKYGHVSLQDGLAKDGLTDVYDGKAMGNAAELCAKECGITREDQDTFAIESYKRSQAAWERGAFADEIVPVEIPQRKGDPIVFAKDEEPFNVKFDKIPTLSPAFQKEGTVTAANASTMNDGAAALVLMSAEKAKELGLKPIAKVVSYADAEQAPEWFTTTPALAVPKAVAKAGLTMQDIDFWELNEAFSVVGIENSRRMQLDPAKVNVHGGAVSLGHPLGASGARIIVTLINVLKQNKGRYGAAGICNGGGGASAMVIENID; this is encoded by the coding sequence ATGAAAGAAGTTGTGATTGTTTCAGCAGTACGTACCCCTATGGGTAGTTTTGGTGGAAGTCTTAAATCCCTCACTGCCACGCAATTAGGTGCAATAGCCATAAAGGGCGCACTGAATAAAGCGGGCCTATCGCCGGATAAAGTGAATGATGTATTGATGGGTTGTGTGATCCAAGCCAATTTGGGTCAGGCACCTGCACGTCAGGCAGCCAAATTTGCAGGCTTACCCAATGAAGTGAACTGTACAACCGTGAATAAGGTTTGTGCCAGTGGTATGAAAGCTATTGCACAAGCAGCACAAAGCATTTTACTAGGTGATGCGGATATTGTTGTAGCAGGCGGTATGGAGAGCATGAGCAACGTGCCTTTTTACGCAGAGCACATGCGTTGGGGTAATAAATACGGTCATGTGAGTTTGCAAGATGGCTTGGCGAAAGACGGGTTAACCGATGTGTATGATGGAAAAGCTATGGGTAATGCAGCAGAATTGTGTGCAAAAGAATGTGGCATTACTCGTGAAGACCAGGATACTTTTGCTATTGAAAGCTACAAACGCAGTCAGGCTGCTTGGGAGCGTGGTGCTTTTGCAGATGAGATCGTGCCTGTGGAAATTCCACAACGTAAAGGCGATCCTATTGTGTTTGCAAAGGATGAAGAGCCATTCAATGTAAAGTTTGATAAGATTCCAACATTAAGCCCTGCATTTCAGAAAGAAGGTACTGTAACAGCTGCTAATGCTTCTACCATGAACGATGGTGCAGCAGCATTGGTATTAATGAGTGCAGAGAAAGCCAAAGAATTGGGATTGAAACCTATTGCGAAAGTTGTTTCATATGCAGATGCAGAACAAGCTCCTGAGTGGTTTACTACTACACCAGCGCTAGCTGTTCCTAAAGCAGTTGCTAAGGCCGGATTAACTATGCAGGATATTGATTTCTGGGAACTGAATGAGGCTTTCAGCGTGGTAGGCATTGAGAATTCACGCAGAATGCAATTGGATCCTGCAAAGGTGAATGTACACGGTGGAGCAGTTAGTTTGGGCCACCCATTGGGTGCGAGTGGTGCACGTATCATCGTAACATTAATCAATGTGTTGAAGCAAAACAAAGGTCGTTACGGTGCAGCCGGTATCTGTAATGGTGGTGGTGGCGCTAGTGCGATGGTGATTGAAAACATCGATTAA
- a CDS encoding polyprenol monophosphomannose synthase, protein MEKLVIIPTYNERENIAAILAAVFDLQQGYHVLVIDDGSPDGTAAIVKDLMQRFPNQLFLEERKGKAGLGTAYIHGFRWALQRGYQYVFEMDADFSHNPKDLERLYLACKQDGADLSVGSRYVPGGKTENWPLDRQIYSRGGALYTKLITWMPVNDPTAGFVCYSNKVLQTINFDAIRFVGYAFQIEMKFAAWKLGFRIQEVPITFVDRKEGTSKMSAGILKEGVLGVLKIQWRSLFKNYRHQVTKSATF, encoded by the coding sequence TTGGAAAAATTAGTCATTATACCCACATACAATGAGCGAGAAAATATCGCCGCCATACTGGCTGCTGTATTTGATTTGCAACAAGGGTATCATGTTTTAGTAATTGATGATGGTTCGCCAGATGGTACTGCCGCCATTGTGAAGGACTTAATGCAGCGTTTCCCTAATCAACTTTTTTTGGAAGAACGAAAAGGTAAAGCCGGTTTGGGCACAGCCTATATCCACGGTTTTCGTTGGGCCCTGCAAAGAGGATATCAGTATGTATTTGAAATGGATGCTGATTTCTCGCATAACCCAAAAGATTTGGAAAGACTTTATCTCGCTTGTAAGCAGGATGGGGCTGATCTTTCTGTTGGTAGCCGTTATGTGCCCGGTGGTAAAACTGAGAATTGGCCTTTGGACCGACAAATTTATTCACGTGGTGGAGCACTCTACACTAAGTTGATTACCTGGATGCCGGTGAATGATCCTACTGCTGGCTTTGTGTGCTACAGCAATAAGGTCTTACAGACCATTAATTTTGATGCCATCCGATTTGTTGGCTATGCTTTCCAGATTGAAATGAAGTTTGCTGCATGGAAACTGGGCTTCCGTATTCAGGAAGTACCCATCACTTTTGTAGATAGAAAAGAAGGTACCAGCAAAATGAGTGCAGGTATTCTGAAAGAGGGTGTGTTGGGTGTATTGAAAATTCAATGGCGCAGCCTGTTCAAGAACTATCGTCATCAAGTAACTAAATCTGCTACTTTTTAG
- a CDS encoding GNAT family N-acetyltransferase has translation MIGTLRLSLLPVTTNDAHFLYRLMNTEGWLRFIGDRKIDTPEKARHYITQLLARTDCTYWVVRLKTNNTPIGVISFLKRDYLEFFDIGFAFLPEYNGQGYAHEASKAVLQKVMQDPEHQIVQATTLPENERSIKLLQELGFYFLEERIDEDIKFHVFETGRK, from the coding sequence ATGATTGGCACTTTAAGATTGTCTTTATTACCCGTAACTACCAATGATGCCCATTTTTTATACCGGCTCATGAATACGGAAGGATGGCTGCGTTTTATTGGCGACAGAAAAATTGATACACCAGAAAAAGCAAGACATTATATCACACAACTCTTAGCAAGAACTGATTGCACTTATTGGGTTGTAAGATTAAAAACTAACAATACACCCATTGGTGTAATCAGTTTTCTCAAGCGCGACTATTTGGAGTTTTTCGATATCGGTTTTGCTTTTCTACCAGAATACAATGGCCAGGGCTATGCACATGAAGCCAGTAAAGCTGTATTACAGAAAGTAATGCAAGACCCGGAACATCAGATTGTGCAAGCTACCACCCTGCCAGAGAATGAACGATCAATTAAGCTTTTGCAAGAACTTGGCTTCTACTTTCTGGAAGAAAGGATAGATGAGGATATTAAATTTCATGTATTTGAAACCGGCAGAAAATAA
- a CDS encoding TonB-dependent receptor, which yields MKFRMSVLVILLAILQVNAQNTGSVSGTVTNKNNSAPLGGITVKLVSTDKATVTDSAGRFRITGIPVKAYTIQFSGLGYADLLKYNIIITTGNEQTILAEMEPVAAELTNVTVRSSRKTAKAATLETPLSVQRLTTEEIRANPGGNFDISKVIQSLPGVGGGAAGGGFRNDIIIRGGAPNEHVFYLDGIEIPTINHFATQGSSGGPQGILNVSFIEDVKLSSSAFDARFDNALSSVFEFRQKKGNPNQVQGNIRLSATELATTFEGPLSKDKKHTFLASARRSYLQFLFQAIDLPIRPNYWDFQFKTTHQLDKKTTLTFLGVGAIDEFSFAAPKEATPEKLYALNSSPSIQQWSYTFGASLRRVIKNGYWNLALSRNDFNNTLERYEDNLSPVKGDQTLNINSGETENKLRFDVNQNINGWKIAYGVAAQAVSFSNNTFQVIRPEVRDNNNVVVQPAVTVNFNTNINFMKAGLFAQIGKRFMDNRLGISAGIRADGNSFTNEGWNLLQTFSPRISASYVLADRWNLNASVGTYYKLPPYTILGYQENNVFLNKNSDYTKSTHYVLGIEHLKSDATRFTLEGFYKAYSNVPISVRDGISLANMGSDFSVLGNEPVRTNGTGRAFGFEFFAQQKLTNRFFGVFSYTFFKSEYTGADGKYVPSAWDNRHLLSVTWGYKFKRNWELGLKFRYQGGAPYTPFDDIASRQNFLVLNQGILDYTRLNQNRLTTFHSSDVRIDKKWNFRKFTFDLFLDVTNWYIARAANYPQYTFRRNASNTAFLTTDGQPIRPNGSNGIPTLLANDEAQVTPTIGFIVEF from the coding sequence ATGAAGTTTAGGATGAGTGTATTGGTCATTTTACTGGCCATACTACAGGTAAATGCACAGAATACAGGTTCAGTTTCAGGTACCGTAACCAATAAAAACAATAGTGCGCCCCTAGGCGGTATTACGGTTAAACTAGTTTCCACCGACAAAGCAACGGTAACTGATAGTGCTGGTCGCTTCCGCATCACCGGTATTCCGGTAAAAGCCTATACCATTCAATTTTCCGGTTTGGGCTATGCCGATTTATTGAAATACAACATCATTATTACAACAGGTAATGAGCAAACGATTCTGGCAGAGATGGAACCTGTTGCTGCTGAACTTACGAACGTAACGGTTCGATCCAGCAGAAAAACTGCCAAAGCCGCAACACTGGAAACACCGTTAAGTGTGCAGCGTCTCACAACAGAAGAGATCAGGGCTAACCCTGGTGGTAATTTTGATATCTCTAAAGTGATTCAGAGTTTACCTGGCGTTGGTGGTGGCGCAGCAGGTGGTGGTTTCCGTAACGATATTATCATTCGTGGTGGTGCTCCTAATGAGCATGTGTTTTACCTGGATGGTATTGAAATACCTACCATCAATCACTTTGCAACACAGGGCAGCAGCGGCGGACCGCAGGGTATTCTGAACGTAAGTTTTATTGAAGATGTGAAACTCAGCAGTTCTGCATTTGATGCAAGGTTCGACAATGCTTTGTCTTCTGTATTTGAGTTTAGACAAAAGAAAGGTAATCCCAACCAAGTTCAGGGTAATATTCGTTTAAGTGCTACAGAACTGGCTACAACCTTTGAAGGACCTTTATCCAAAGACAAGAAGCACACTTTCCTTGCTTCTGCAAGAAGAAGTTATCTGCAATTTTTGTTTCAGGCAATTGATTTACCAATTCGACCTAATTACTGGGATTTTCAATTCAAAACCACCCACCAGTTAGATAAAAAAACTACGCTTACATTCTTAGGTGTTGGTGCCATTGATGAGTTCAGTTTCGCTGCACCGAAAGAAGCCACTCCGGAAAAATTGTATGCACTCAACAGCAGTCCTTCTATTCAACAGTGGAGCTACACGTTTGGCGCCAGTTTGAGACGTGTGATCAAGAATGGCTATTGGAATCTTGCTTTGAGCAGAAATGATTTCAACAATACTTTAGAGCGTTATGAAGACAACCTGAGTCCCGTAAAAGGTGACCAAACCCTGAACATCAATTCAGGTGAAACAGAAAACAAACTCCGCTTTGATGTGAATCAAAACATCAATGGCTGGAAAATTGCTTATGGTGTTGCCGCTCAGGCAGTAAGCTTCAGCAACAACACTTTTCAAGTGATTCGCCCGGAAGTACGCGACAACAATAACGTAGTTGTACAACCTGCCGTAACGGTGAATTTCAATACCAATATCAATTTCATGAAAGCAGGTTTGTTTGCACAAATAGGCAAACGTTTTATGGATAACCGCTTAGGCATTAGTGCAGGTATTCGTGCAGACGGAAATTCTTTCACCAATGAGGGCTGGAATCTGCTCCAGACTTTTAGTCCGCGCATCAGCGCTTCTTATGTATTAGCTGATCGCTGGAACTTGAATGCGTCTGTGGGTACGTATTATAAACTACCCCCCTATACTATTCTGGGTTATCAGGAGAACAATGTATTCCTGAATAAGAACAGTGATTATACCAAGAGCACACACTACGTGTTAGGTATTGAACATTTAAAAAGCGATGCCACTCGTTTTACACTGGAAGGTTTCTACAAAGCCTATAGCAATGTACCCATCAGTGTACGAGACGGCATCAGCTTAGCCAATATGGGCAGTGATTTCAGCGTGTTGGGTAATGAACCTGTACGCACCAATGGAACTGGTCGCGCTTTTGGTTTTGAATTTTTCGCACAGCAAAAACTCACCAACCGTTTCTTTGGTGTATTTAGTTATACCTTTTTCAAAAGCGAATACACTGGTGCTGATGGCAAGTATGTACCTAGCGCCTGGGACAATCGCCATCTCCTGAGTGTAACCTGGGGTTATAAATTCAAACGCAACTGGGAATTGGGCTTAAAATTCCGTTACCAAGGTGGTGCACCTTATACACCATTTGATGATATTGCAAGCAGACAAAACTTCCTTGTACTGAATCAGGGTATTCTGGATTATACCAGACTCAATCAAAACAGACTCACTACATTCCACTCCAGCGATGTGCGTATTGATAAGAAATGGAACTTCCGCAAGTTTACCTTTGATCTGTTCCTGGATGTAACCAACTGGTATATTGCCAGAGCAGCTAACTATCCACAGTATACGTTTAGAAGAAATGCGAGCAATACAGCTTTCTTGACAACAGACGGACAGCCTATCAGGCCCAATGGCAGCAATGGTATTCCTACCTTGTTAGCAAATGATGAAGCACAGGTAACGCCTACCATAGGTTTTATCGTAGAGTTCTAA
- a CDS encoding EamA family transporter, which yields MKAAFLKLHLAVFLAGFTGILGRLITLNEGWLVWYRLLISSITMWILFHFTRKLQRISAKQRWQITGIGFLAALHWVTFYGSIKYANVSIALVCFSAIGFFTALIEPLFFRKRIQPMELLLGLVCIVAIYLIFHFDPRYKTGIIIGLISAFLAAIFPVMDRMVLAKVNPETLITYKLSGGWLTLSLLMPWYTMQFPADHIIPTWTDFFWLLFLAWICSVWAFRLSAQALQKISAFTVNISYNLEPVYGIVLAFLVYQENKLLHSSFYIGFAMILTVVAYQTWRVAKKKSQ from the coding sequence ATGAAAGCCGCTTTCCTAAAATTACATTTGGCCGTTTTTCTGGCAGGATTCACCGGAATTTTGGGCCGACTCATTACCTTAAACGAAGGCTGGCTGGTTTGGTACAGGCTGCTGATCAGTTCCATCACCATGTGGATACTATTTCATTTCACCCGCAAATTGCAGCGCATCTCCGCTAAACAACGCTGGCAAATCACCGGAATTGGATTTTTAGCAGCATTGCACTGGGTTACTTTTTATGGTTCAATCAAATATGCCAATGTATCCATTGCATTGGTTTGCTTCTCTGCAATTGGATTTTTCACTGCGTTGATTGAGCCGCTGTTTTTCAGAAAGCGTATTCAACCAATGGAGTTGTTGCTTGGACTTGTTTGTATAGTTGCTATCTACCTCATCTTTCACTTTGATCCTCGATACAAGACAGGTATTATCATCGGTTTGATCTCTGCGTTTCTAGCAGCCATTTTTCCGGTGATGGATAGAATGGTGTTGGCGAAAGTAAATCCGGAAACCCTGATAACATATAAACTTAGTGGGGGATGGCTCACACTATCCTTGCTCATGCCTTGGTATACTATGCAGTTTCCTGCAGATCATATTATACCAACCTGGACAGATTTTTTCTGGTTGCTATTTCTTGCTTGGATATGCTCTGTATGGGCATTTCGTTTATCTGCGCAGGCCTTGCAAAAAATTTCTGCTTTTACCGTTAATATCAGCTACAACTTAGAACCTGTCTATGGTATTGTATTGGCTTTTCTGGTATATCAGGAAAACAAATTGTTGCATAGCAGTTTCTACATCGGCTTTGCCATGATCTTAACAGTAGTAGCTTATCAGACTTGGCGAGTAGCAAAAAAGAAGTCGCAGTAA
- a CDS encoding MBL fold metallo-hydrolase encodes MKIEQIYTGCLAHGAYYIESEGEVAIIDPLRETKPYLQKAERNNASIKYVLETHFHADFVSGHIDLAKESGATIVYGPTAKPGFTAHVAADGEILPLGKVQIKVLHTPGHTMESSCFLLIDENGKETAIFTGDTLFIGDVGRPDLAQKVIAELTQDKLARHLYHSLNTKILTLADDIIVYPGHGAGSACGKNMSKETTDTLGNQKKTNYALQPMSEDDFVKAILDGLTPPPQYFPMNVLMNIQGYDSFSFVLQRGTQELSVDAFEAAAEETEALILDTRDPQTFAKGFIPNSINIGIDGTFAPWVGTLVTDLQHPILLVADDDKVEEVVTRLARVGYDNAIGFLQGGFESWKLAGKEVDTIPTLSADALAVIADSIPETFILDARRKSEYDAEHILNAVNIPLDYINDNMQSVPKDKPVYVHCAGGYRSMIFCSILKARGFDNLIDVQGGFKAIKETGKFQITDYVCPTTML; translated from the coding sequence ATGAAAATAGAACAAATTTACACAGGCTGCCTCGCCCATGGCGCCTACTACATTGAAAGCGAAGGCGAAGTCGCTATTATTGATCCGCTCCGCGAGACCAAACCCTATCTCCAGAAAGCGGAGCGTAATAATGCAAGTATTAAGTATGTTTTGGAAACGCATTTCCATGCCGACTTCGTTTCTGGTCATATTGATTTAGCAAAAGAGAGTGGTGCAACCATTGTATACGGCCCAACAGCCAAGCCTGGTTTCACCGCACATGTTGCTGCAGATGGAGAAATTTTGCCTTTAGGTAAAGTGCAGATCAAAGTATTGCACACACCAGGTCATACCATGGAGAGCAGTTGCTTTTTACTCATTGATGAAAACGGTAAAGAGACAGCAATCTTCACCGGTGATACCTTGTTTATCGGTGATGTTGGCAGGCCCGATCTTGCACAGAAAGTCATTGCTGAATTGACACAAGATAAATTAGCCCGACATCTGTATCATTCACTCAACACCAAGATCCTTACACTTGCTGATGATATCATTGTTTATCCCGGACATGGCGCAGGTTCTGCTTGTGGCAAGAATATGAGTAAGGAAACAACAGATACACTGGGTAATCAGAAAAAAACAAACTACGCCTTACAACCTATGAGTGAGGACGATTTTGTAAAGGCCATTTTGGATGGCTTAACACCTCCTCCACAGTACTTCCCAATGAATGTATTGATGAATATTCAAGGCTATGATTCTTTCTCATTTGTATTACAGCGCGGTACGCAAGAATTGAGTGTTGATGCTTTTGAAGCTGCTGCTGAAGAAACAGAAGCATTGATTCTGGATACAAGAGATCCACAAACATTTGCCAAAGGTTTTATTCCTAACTCCATCAATATTGGTATCGACGGCACATTCGCACCATGGGTAGGCACCTTGGTTACCGATTTGCAACACCCGATTCTGCTGGTAGCAGATGATGATAAAGTGGAAGAAGTGGTAACAAGACTCGCACGTGTTGGTTATGACAACGCCATAGGTTTCTTGCAAGGCGGTTTTGAGAGTTGGAAGCTTGCAGGGAAAGAAGTGGACACCATTCCTACCCTCTCTGCAGATGCATTAGCAGTAATTGCAGACAGCATTCCGGAGACTTTTATCCTTGATGCCAGAAGAAAAAGTGAATACGATGCTGAACACATTTTAAATGCAGTGAATATTCCTTTGGATTATATCAATGACAATATGCAATCTGTACCCAAAGACAAGCCTGTCTATGTACATTGTGCCGGTGGCTACAGAAGTATGATCTTCTGTTCTATCCTGAAAGCAAGAGGATTTGATAACCTGATTGATGTACAAGGTGGTTTTAAAGCAATTAAGGAAACCGGAAAATTTCAGATTACGGATTATGTTTGTCCTACAACGATGTTGTAG
- the ytxJ gene encoding bacillithiol system redox-active protein YtxJ: MKWHQLTKSEDLQSLIERSHQTPQVIFKHSTRCSISSMAKNRLESAVAPEGIDFHYLDLIAYRELSHKVAADFHVHHESPQVLLISKGECVYDESHMGITMAEITEQAQKN, encoded by the coding sequence ATGAAATGGCATCAACTGACAAAGTCTGAAGATCTTCAGTCCTTAATTGAGAGATCACACCAAACACCTCAGGTAATCTTCAAGCATAGTACACGCTGCAGCATTAGTAGCATGGCTAAGAATCGTTTGGAATCTGCCGTAGCGCCAGAAGGCATCGATTTTCATTACCTGGACCTCATCGCATACCGAGAACTTTCCCATAAAGTAGCTGCTGATTTCCATGTACACCATGAATCGCCACAAGTTTTGCTTATCAGCAAAGGCGAATGTGTTTATGACGAAAGCCACATGGGCATCACCATGGCAGAAATCACAGAACAGGCACAAAAAAATTAG
- a CDS encoding 3'-5' exonuclease, with the protein MKLQLTRPIAVIDLETTGINIGSDRIVEIAIIKILPDGTRQVKRKLINPQMPIPKGASDVHGITDEMVKDAPTFKQAANEIKQFIDNCDLAGYNSNRFDVPMLVEEFLRIGMEITIDGKRLVDVQRIFHMMEQRTLGAAYKFYCQKTLEGAHSAEVDASATWEVLEAQIERYPQLGTTIESIVKATGEEDLVDFARRFIRENGVEVFNFGKHKGKPVAQVLREEPQYYDWMMKGDFPMHTKQKLSEIFNRTMLAKKV; encoded by the coding sequence ATGAAGCTCCAGCTAACCCGTCCCATTGCCGTAATTGATCTGGAAACTACCGGTATTAATATTGGTTCTGACCGCATTGTAGAGATTGCTATCATTAAAATTTTACCAGACGGTACCCGCCAGGTAAAGCGTAAACTCATCAATCCGCAGATGCCCATTCCAAAGGGTGCCAGCGATGTGCATGGGATTACCGATGAAATGGTCAAGGATGCGCCTACATTCAAGCAGGCTGCCAACGAGATCAAGCAGTTTATCGATAATTGTGATCTGGCCGGCTATAACAGCAATCGTTTTGATGTACCTATGCTGGTGGAAGAATTCCTACGAATTGGTATGGAAATCACCATCGATGGTAAGCGTCTCGTGGATGTACAACGCATTTTCCATATGATGGAACAGCGTACTTTAGGTGCTGCGTATAAATTCTATTGCCAGAAAACATTGGAAGGTGCGCACAGCGCTGAAGTTGATGCGTCTGCAACCTGGGAAGTGCTGGAGGCACAGATTGAGCGTTATCCGCAACTGGGTACCACCATTGAAAGTATCGTGAAAGCAACCGGCGAAGAAGACCTGGTTGATTTTGCTCGTCGTTTCATCCGCGAGAATGGTGTGGAGGTCTTCAATTTTGGTAAACACAAAGGCAAGCCAGTAGCCCAGGTGCTTAGAGAAGAGCCACAGTATTACGATTGGATGATGAAGGGCGATTTCCCTATGCATACCAAGCAGAAATTGTCTGAGATTTTCAACCGAACCATGCTGGCTAAAAAGGTTTAA
- a CDS encoding DoxX family protein: MKKIKNIYWISTILFAGFMAFTAVPDILLVPEAKTFIMQLGYPEYFIPFIGVAKLLGSIALVVPGYKTIKEWAYAGLTYDLIAAVYSNLKVNGFDMGMLTMIPIFTALIISYVYCQKYFAAKAG; encoded by the coding sequence ATGAAAAAGATCAAAAACATTTACTGGATCAGTACGATTCTTTTTGCCGGTTTTATGGCATTTACAGCTGTACCAGATATTTTACTGGTACCCGAAGCCAAGACCTTTATTATGCAACTCGGCTATCCGGAATATTTTATTCCTTTTATCGGCGTAGCCAAGCTATTAGGTAGTATTGCGCTGGTGGTTCCAGGTTATAAAACCATTAAGGAATGGGCATATGCCGGCCTCACCTACGACCTAATTGCTGCAGTGTACTCTAACCTTAAAGTAAACGGATTTGATATGGGTATGCTGACGATGATTCCCATTTTTACAGCTTTGATTATCTCCTATGTTTACTGCCAGAAATATTTTGCTGCTAAAGCAGGATAA
- a CDS encoding NAD(P)H-binding protein, with product MIITVFGATGQVGKQVVTQALAAGHSVRAFGRNITSLIDPDIRNEALIAIKGYVLDAQDVAAALTGADAVISVLGGSFDGLDQTRSKGMQMIAQQMQTAGIKRIAALGGLGILPDEHGHYLLDASDYPQQYLPVGREHQAAYETLKASTLKWTFVCSPNILDRPFSGKYITKAEAIPEPNHYEINTGDLADCLLQAVTLDTYSCQRVGISRL from the coding sequence ATGATCATCACGGTTTTTGGTGCTACCGGACAAGTAGGCAAACAGGTTGTTACACAAGCTTTGGCTGCTGGACATAGTGTACGCGCCTTTGGCAGGAATATTACGTCACTGATTGACCCTGATATCCGCAACGAAGCCCTCATCGCCATCAAGGGTTATGTGTTAGATGCTCAGGATGTTGCAGCCGCACTTACCGGTGCAGATGCTGTGATTTCTGTGCTGGGCGGAAGTTTCGACGGATTGGATCAAACAAGAAGTAAGGGTATGCAAATGATCGCTCAACAGATGCAAACAGCAGGCATCAAGCGTATTGCAGCCTTAGGCGGATTAGGGATACTGCCTGATGAACATGGCCATTACCTTTTAGATGCTTCAGATTATCCACAACAATATTTGCCTGTTGGCAGAGAACATCAGGCAGCTTATGAAACATTGAAAGCAAGTACACTGAAATGGACCTTTGTTTGTTCCCCCAATATTTTGGACAGACCTTTTAGTGGTAAATACATTACCAAAGCTGAAGCCATACCTGAACCCAATCATTACGAAATCAATACGGGAGATCTTGCAGATTGTTTACTGCAAGCTGTTACCCTAGATACCTATTCATGCCAACGTGTAGGCATTTCTCGCTTGTAA